From Halotia branconii CENA392, the proteins below share one genomic window:
- the nusA gene encoding transcription termination factor NusA, giving the protein MSMVSLPGLKELIESISRERNLPRLAVQSAIREALLKGYERYRRAQNLERKQFDEDYFENFEVELDIENEGFRVLSTKSIVEEVDNTDHQISLEEVQQVAPEAQLGDSVVLDVTPDQGEFGRMAAMQTKQVLAQKLRDQQRQMVQEEFQDLESTVLQARVLRFERQSVILAVISNFGQPEVEAELPKREQLPNDNYRANATFKVYLKKVSQGQQRGPQLLVSRADAGLVVYLFANEVPEIEDEVVRIVAVAREANPPSRYVGPRTKIAVDTLDRDVDPVGACIGARGSRIQVVVNELRGEKIDVIRWSPDPATYIANALSPARVDEVRLMDPETRQTHVLVAEDQLSLAIGKEGQNVRLAARLTGWKIDIKDKAKYDYAGEDAKFAAARTQYEPEEDDMEFDELEDENQDELDNESFDTSDDE; this is encoded by the coding sequence ATGTCAATGGTTAGTTTACCAGGATTAAAAGAATTAATTGAAAGTATAAGTCGCGAACGTAATTTACCTCGTTTAGCGGTTCAATCAGCTATTAGAGAAGCATTACTTAAAGGTTATGAACGTTATCGTCGTGCCCAAAACTTGGAACGAAAACAGTTCGATGAAGATTACTTTGAAAACTTTGAAGTAGAACTTGATATTGAAAACGAAGGGTTTCGGGTTCTTTCTACCAAAAGTATCGTTGAAGAAGTTGATAACACCGACCATCAAATTTCTTTAGAGGAAGTACAACAAGTAGCTCCCGAAGCACAATTGGGAGATTCTGTCGTTTTGGATGTAACTCCAGACCAAGGAGAATTTGGTCGCATGGCAGCAATGCAAACTAAGCAAGTATTGGCACAAAAACTGCGGGATCAGCAACGCCAAATGGTGCAAGAAGAGTTTCAAGATTTGGAAAGCACCGTACTGCAAGCCAGAGTTTTGCGTTTTGAGAGGCAATCAGTAATTTTGGCAGTAATCAGTAACTTTGGTCAGCCAGAAGTCGAAGCTGAATTACCAAAACGAGAACAATTACCCAACGACAATTATCGGGCAAATGCTACATTTAAGGTATATCTTAAAAAAGTATCTCAAGGTCAACAACGAGGGCCACAACTGTTAGTGTCCCGTGCTGATGCAGGATTAGTAGTTTATTTATTTGCTAACGAAGTCCCAGAAATTGAAGATGAAGTGGTACGGATTGTTGCCGTAGCCAGGGAGGCTAACCCTCCTTCCCGTTATGTAGGTCCTCGAACTAAAATTGCTGTAGATACCCTTGATCGCGATGTAGACCCTGTTGGAGCTTGTATTGGAGCGAGGGGATCGCGAATCCAAGTAGTAGTCAATGAACTACGGGGGGAAAAAATAGATGTAATTCGCTGGTCTCCAGACCCAGCAACGTATATTGCCAATGCCCTGAGTCCAGCACGGGTTGATGAAGTCCGCTTGATGGACCCTGAAACTAGACAAACTCACGTATTGGTGGCAGAAGACCAACTGAGTCTAGCTATTGGTAAAGAAGGACAAAATGTCCGTTTGGCCGCCCGTCTCACTGGTTGGAAAATTGATATTAAAGACAAAGCAAAATATGATTATGCCGGAGAAGATGCCAAGTTTGCTGCTGCACGTACCCAATATGAACCAGAGGAAGATGATATGGAATTTGATGAACTAGAAGATGAAAATCAAGATGAACTAGATAATGAATCTTTTGACACTAGTGATGACGAGTAA
- a CDS encoding ABC transporter ATP-binding protein, with the protein MPLELQNLTGGYTKIPIVQDINLTLQTGEWLSLVGANGSGKSTLLKLISRILSPQQGTVLLDGKAIHSQPPNLVAQKLALLPQQQTIPVGLTVRQLVSLGRTPHQHWWQWELTTEDWQKVTDAIKKTQLEKMSDRLVEQLSGGERQRAFLALALAQEPKVLLLDEPTTFLDINYQLQLLELLQNLNQQQELTIVTVLHELNLAARYSSRIALLKQGQLWEVGRPEAVLTPNSIAQVFGVESVIIHTPVGLQVCAISACF; encoded by the coding sequence ATGCCACTCGAATTACAAAATCTCACTGGTGGTTATACCAAAATACCAATTGTCCAAGATATTAACCTGACTCTGCAAACGGGAGAATGGTTGAGTTTAGTTGGTGCTAATGGTTCTGGTAAATCAACATTACTTAAATTGATTAGTCGTATTCTTTCTCCTCAACAGGGAACAGTGTTACTTGATGGTAAAGCTATTCATTCTCAACCTCCAAATTTAGTTGCCCAAAAATTGGCATTGTTACCACAACAACAAACAATTCCTGTTGGTTTAACTGTGCGACAATTAGTGAGTTTAGGACGTACACCACATCAACATTGGTGGCAATGGGAACTAACAACAGAAGATTGGCAAAAAGTTACCGATGCAATCAAAAAAACGCAACTAGAAAAAATGAGCGATCGCTTAGTTGAACAACTTTCAGGTGGTGAAAGACAACGGGCTTTTTTAGCTTTAGCCCTAGCGCAAGAGCCAAAAGTCTTATTATTAGATGAGCCTACAACTTTTCTAGATATTAACTATCAATTGCAATTATTAGAATTACTACAAAATTTAAATCAACAACAAGAATTAACAATTGTCACAGTTTTACACGAATTGAATTTGGCAGCGCGTTATAGTTCTCGGATTGCTTTATTAAAACAAGGTCAGCTTTGGGAAGTTGGTAGACCAGAAGCAGTTCTGACACCAAACTCCATAGCCCAAGTATTTGGGGTAGAATCTGTAATCATTCACACGCCTGTCGGCTTACAAGTTTGTGCAATTTCTGCTTGTTTTTAA
- a CDS encoding peptidoglycan-binding domain-containing protein, whose product MWCGFRKPNSIITATCLITASVVISSTTFAVLARNYTPQEFRNVLRGLGYNVEVTNAPLTDEATKKAIREFQKGYKLGVDGIAGPKTQNFAGSIVKILQANLNAVLKPNPPLPHNQFYSSRTEELIKEYQKKNQLQETGIANLALRQQLNQEAKQVITQPGSKPSPQPTATPTPTPTPTATPTPTVTPTPTATPTPTPTPTATPTPTATPTPTVTPTPTVTPLIIPTPTATPTATPTPTATPTATPTP is encoded by the coding sequence ATGTGGTGTGGGTTTAGAAAACCAAATTCAATTATTACTGCTACCTGCTTGATAACTGCTAGCGTAGTAATTTCAAGCACGACTTTTGCTGTTCTTGCGCGTAATTATACGCCACAAGAATTTCGTAATGTGTTGCGGGGATTAGGCTATAACGTTGAAGTCACAAATGCGCCTCTGACTGATGAGGCAACCAAAAAGGCAATTCGTGAATTTCAAAAGGGTTATAAACTAGGTGTTGATGGAATAGCAGGGCCAAAAACTCAAAATTTTGCTGGAAGCATCGTCAAAATTCTGCAAGCAAATCTAAATGCGGTGCTTAAACCAAATCCTCCTCTGCCCCATAATCAATTTTATAGTTCCCGGACAGAAGAGTTAATCAAGGAGTATCAGAAAAAAAATCAATTACAGGAAACTGGAATTGCTAATTTGGCACTCCGTCAACAGTTGAATCAAGAAGCAAAGCAAGTGATTACTCAGCCTGGCAGTAAGCCATCGCCTCAACCTACAGCAACACCAACCCCAACCCCAACCCCAACAGCGACACCAACCCCAACGGTAACGCCAACTCCAACAGCAACACCAACCCCAACCCCAACCCCAACAGCGACACCAACCCCAACAGCAACACCAACTCCAACGGTAACGCCAACCCCAACAGTGACACCGTTAATAATACCAACTCCAACGGCGACACCGACGGCGACACCAACTCCAACAGCGACACCGACGGCGACACCAACTCCTTAA
- the rimP gene encoding ribosome maturation factor RimP, with protein sequence MTHPLVPQIIDLATPVAEELGLEVVGIVFHTNQRPPVLRVDIRNLQQDTGLDDCERMSRALEASLDAAQIILDAYVLEVSSPGISRQLVTDREFISFKGFPVVILTSQPYNGQQQWTGQLIRRDETAVYLNQKGRVIQIPRSLIARVQLDERR encoded by the coding sequence ATGACTCATCCCTTAGTCCCACAAATTATAGATTTGGCGACACCAGTGGCAGAAGAACTGGGCTTGGAAGTCGTTGGCATCGTTTTTCACACAAACCAACGTCCCCCAGTACTGCGGGTAGATATCCGCAACCTTCAGCAAGACACTGGTTTGGATGATTGCGAACGAATGAGCCGTGCTTTGGAAGCCTCTTTAGATGCGGCGCAAATCATTTTAGATGCTTATGTCTTGGAAGTGTCCAGTCCTGGTATTTCACGGCAATTAGTAACCGATAGGGAATTTATTTCCTTCAAAGGATTTCCTGTAGTCATCCTTACTTCCCAACCATACAACGGACAGCAACAGTGGACTGGTCAGTTAATTCGCCGGGATGAAACAGCAGTTTACTTAAATCAAAAAGGTCGTGTAATCCAAATCCCTCGTTCACTAATTGCGAGGGTGCAGTTAGACGAGCGCCGATAA
- a CDS encoding FecCD family ABC transporter permease: MQTVFTKQRIFWAILLFGTALVITLALSLSQGAVPLSVAELWQAILHQGDPIKQTIIWDLRLPRITAAIIVGAALGMSGALLQGMLRNSLADPFILGISAGAGLVVILMIVWQIFPIAIPFAAWLGAILTSAVVILLGRAGSGISIERLILGGVAVSSLLGSIQSTLLLLAEDGKIQIALSWLVGSLNGRGWKEISTAGPYIIIALLGGCLLARSVNVLALGDDLAVGLGVSLTRSRLLIGGVATLLAAGAVSISGLIGFVGLVVPHGVRMIVGTDHRFVLPLSALAGAWLLTFADLLSRLGSVELPVGSVTALLGSPLFIWLLYRRSAGVSKL, from the coding sequence TTGCAGACAGTTTTTACTAAACAGCGCATATTCTGGGCTATTTTACTTTTCGGTACAGCATTAGTGATAACTCTAGCGCTTTCCTTATCTCAAGGTGCAGTACCTTTAAGTGTTGCTGAATTATGGCAAGCCATTCTCCATCAAGGCGATCCCATTAAACAGACAATTATTTGGGACTTACGCCTCCCACGGATTACCGCAGCAATAATTGTTGGTGCTGCCTTGGGAATGTCAGGGGCGCTGCTACAAGGAATGTTACGCAATAGTCTCGCTGACCCTTTTATTTTGGGCATTTCCGCTGGTGCAGGACTCGTGGTGATTTTGATGATAGTTTGGCAGATATTCCCAATAGCGATTCCTTTCGCGGCGTGGTTGGGAGCAATTTTGACTTCGGCTGTAGTGATTTTGCTTGGTCGTGCAGGATCGGGAATTTCTATTGAAAGATTGATTTTAGGTGGAGTCGCAGTCAGTTCTTTGTTAGGTTCAATCCAAAGTACATTACTGCTATTAGCCGAAGACGGTAAAATTCAAATTGCTCTGAGTTGGCTAGTTGGTAGCTTAAATGGACGAGGTTGGAAAGAAATTTCCACGGCTGGCCCTTATATTATTATTGCTTTACTGGGGGGATGCTTGCTGGCGCGATCAGTCAATGTGTTGGCTTTGGGAGATGATTTGGCTGTCGGGTTAGGAGTTTCGTTAACGCGATCGCGTCTTTTAATTGGTGGTGTTGCCACTTTACTAGCCGCCGGTGCAGTTAGCATCAGCGGTTTAATTGGATTTGTCGGTCTTGTGGTTCCTCACGGTGTGCGGATGATTGTGGGTACAGATCATCGCTTTGTTTTGCCACTTTCAGCTCTTGCTGGTGCATGGTTGCTGACTTTTGCCGATTTACTTTCTAGATTAGGCTCGGTAGAACTACCAGTAGGTTCTGTGACTGCTTTATTAGGTTCGCCTTTGTTTATCTGGTTACTTTATCGTCGTTCTGCTGGAGTGAGTAAATTGTAA
- the infB gene encoding translation initiation factor IF-2, whose amino-acid sequence MTNGKVRIYELSKELNLDNKELLAICDQLNIAVKSHSSTISDSEAERIRTAAEKLVATNVVPQKELGTTSYKPNSPQSGSRNQPAPSHKQQILEIRKPKILRNHTSNAPEASAATNNQVASSEVNNSPSPPRPFATPVSPMKPTAPTRPVPRNQSETVPEPATTEAKHATNTQESVENIPGTIAAEKPEKTTPHRSKPDKPQKPQLVSPPARPEGEKSAVIDHSSQAEKPILKRSRRVEDERDQVKPRVAKPTTQTEAPQVPVQKQARPTPSPVKPEHRGNRPPGPVPLGDGQRPSRPVRPSEVVGAIPTATPPRAMPGGAGKGELGDDVVTPDLLDLKRPTPPRLAKGGKKWQEEEIIDEVKEKAGKGAVKGKRVKPILEEDFEEEDLLDDEDLDTPATVQVSLSIARPPKPKATRPTQSAAGTTLASTPTTRNKKRNSSRDQNRRHQEVETKHERPEKVVVMGPMTVQELSDVLGVADTEIVKILFLKGMAVSITQNLDVPTITLVGKELEVEVETAEPEAEARKVTEMIDVEDLENLHRRPPVVTIMGHVDHGKTTLLDSIRKTKVAAGEAGGITQHIGAYHVDIEHDGKKQQIVFLDTPGHEAFTAMRARGARVTDIAILVVAADDGVRPQTIEAISHAQAAEVPIVVAINKIDKEGAQPDRVKQELTNYGLTPEEWGGETIMVPVSAIKGENLDTLLEMILLVAEVGELSANPDRAARGTVIEAHLDKAKGAVATLLIQNGTLHVGDMLVAGSAFGKVRAMVDDRGKRVDIASPSFAVEVLGLSDVPAAGDDFEVFFNEKEARTLAGDRADKQRLSRLLQGRVTLTTLSAQAQEGELKELNLILKGDVQGSVEAIVGSLRQIPQNEVQIRMLLATAGEITETDIDLAAASNAVIIGFNTTYASGARQAADEAGVDVREYNIIYKLLEDIQGALEGLLEPELVEEPLGQTEVRAVFPVGRGAVAGCYVQSGKLIRNCKVRVRRGGKVIYEGVLDSLKRMKEDAREVNAGYECGIGIDKFHDWAEGDIIEAYQMVTKRRTLTLTK is encoded by the coding sequence ATGACCAACGGCAAAGTTAGAATCTACGAATTATCAAAGGAATTGAATTTGGATAATAAAGAGCTATTAGCAATTTGCGACCAGCTCAATATCGCGGTCAAAAGCCATAGCAGCACAATTTCAGACTCTGAGGCAGAACGCATCCGGACGGCTGCCGAAAAACTAGTAGCTACGAATGTGGTGCCCCAAAAAGAACTAGGTACAACTAGCTATAAACCAAATTCACCACAAAGTGGCTCCCGCAACCAACCTGCTCCATCTCACAAACAGCAAATTTTGGAAATTCGCAAACCCAAAATATTGAGAAATCATACCTCCAACGCCCCAGAGGCGTCAGCCGCTACCAACAATCAAGTTGCTTCGTCTGAAGTTAATAATTCTCCTTCACCTCCACGACCTTTCGCTACACCTGTCTCACCCATGAAGCCGACGGCACCAACTCGACCTGTACCCCGGAATCAATCTGAGACCGTACCAGAACCTGCTACTACAGAAGCAAAACATGCAACTAATACACAAGAATCGGTGGAAAATATCCCCGGAACAATAGCAGCAGAAAAACCCGAAAAAACAACTCCACACAGATCAAAACCGGACAAACCCCAAAAACCGCAACTAGTTAGTCCGCCTGCAAGACCTGAAGGAGAAAAATCTGCCGTCATTGATCACTCAAGTCAAGCAGAAAAGCCAATTCTCAAACGCTCACGACGTGTCGAAGACGAACGTGACCAAGTTAAGCCTAGAGTGGCAAAACCAACGACACAGACAGAAGCGCCACAGGTTCCAGTTCAAAAACAGGCTAGACCTACACCATCACCAGTCAAACCGGAACATCGGGGTAATAGACCACCAGGACCAGTACCTTTAGGAGACGGACAACGGCCTAGTAGGCCAGTACGACCATCTGAAGTTGTAGGAGCAATACCGACCGCTACTCCACCAAGAGCAATGCCAGGGGGAGCTGGAAAAGGGGAACTAGGTGATGATGTAGTCACACCAGATCTCCTCGATTTGAAACGCCCAACACCACCTCGTCTGGCTAAAGGTGGGAAAAAGTGGCAAGAAGAGGAAATCATAGACGAAGTCAAAGAAAAGGCTGGCAAAGGAGCTGTAAAAGGCAAGCGGGTCAAGCCGATACTTGAGGAAGATTTTGAAGAAGAAGATCTGTTAGATGATGAAGATCTAGACACACCAGCTACTGTCCAGGTTAGTCTTTCTATCGCTCGTCCTCCCAAGCCCAAGGCAACACGACCAACACAATCAGCAGCTGGTACAACCCTTGCTAGTACTCCTACCACTAGAAACAAAAAAAGAAACTCCAGTCGCGATCAAAATCGTCGTCACCAAGAAGTTGAGACCAAACACGAGCGTCCCGAAAAAGTGGTGGTAATGGGGCCAATGACAGTGCAAGAACTGTCTGATGTTTTGGGTGTAGCCGATACAGAGATTGTCAAAATCCTGTTCCTCAAAGGCATGGCGGTGAGTATCACCCAAAATCTGGATGTTCCGACAATTACTTTGGTAGGCAAAGAGCTAGAAGTAGAAGTCGAAACTGCTGAACCAGAAGCAGAAGCCCGCAAAGTCACTGAAATGATCGACGTAGAAGATCTAGAAAACCTCCATCGTCGACCGCCAGTGGTGACAATTATGGGTCACGTAGACCACGGTAAAACTACCTTACTCGACTCGATTCGCAAAACCAAAGTCGCTGCCGGCGAAGCTGGTGGTATTACCCAGCACATTGGGGCGTACCATGTGGATATAGAACATGATGGCAAAAAACAGCAGATAGTCTTCTTAGATACTCCTGGTCACGAAGCCTTCACAGCTATGCGGGCACGGGGAGCTAGGGTGACAGACATTGCTATTTTGGTAGTAGCTGCTGATGATGGTGTTAGACCTCAAACCATTGAAGCCATTAGCCACGCTCAAGCTGCCGAAGTGCCAATTGTCGTAGCAATCAACAAGATTGACAAAGAAGGGGCACAACCAGACCGAGTAAAACAAGAACTGACTAACTATGGTCTCACCCCAGAAGAGTGGGGTGGTGAGACAATCATGGTTCCTGTGAGCGCTATCAAGGGTGAGAATCTAGATACGCTCTTAGAAATGATTCTGCTGGTAGCAGAAGTAGGAGAACTATCTGCTAACCCAGATCGTGCAGCTAGAGGTACTGTGATTGAAGCGCATCTGGACAAAGCAAAAGGAGCAGTTGCGACCTTGCTAATTCAGAATGGTACTTTGCATGTGGGTGATATGTTAGTAGCTGGCTCGGCATTTGGTAAAGTCCGAGCAATGGTAGATGACAGAGGTAAGAGAGTAGATATTGCTAGTCCCTCCTTTGCCGTCGAGGTGCTGGGCTTAAGTGATGTACCCGCAGCAGGCGATGATTTCGAGGTCTTCTTTAACGAAAAAGAAGCACGAACTTTAGCAGGCGATCGCGCCGACAAACAGCGCCTATCTCGCCTCTTACAAGGACGCGTTACCCTGACAACACTCTCAGCTCAAGCACAAGAAGGCGAGTTAAAAGAACTCAACTTGATCTTGAAGGGAGACGTACAAGGTTCGGTGGAAGCCATTGTGGGATCTCTCAGACAAATCCCGCAAAACGAAGTCCAAATCCGGATGTTGTTGGCTACTGCTGGAGAAATCACCGAGACAGACATCGACTTAGCTGCTGCTAGTAACGCTGTAATTATTGGTTTCAACACTACCTACGCTAGTGGAGCCAGACAAGCTGCTGACGAAGCTGGTGTCGATGTAAGGGAATACAATATCATCTACAAACTCTTAGAAGATATCCAAGGAGCCTTAGAAGGTCTGCTGGAACCAGAGTTAGTAGAAGAACCTTTGGGACAAACCGAAGTCCGTGCTGTCTTCCCTGTTGGCCGTGGTGCTGTTGCTGGCTGCTACGTTCAATCTGGCAAGCTGATTCGCAACTGCAAAGTGCGGGTGCGTCGTGGCGGGAAGGTGATTTATGAAGGGGTCTTGGACTCCCTAAAACGGATGAAAGAAGATGCACGCGAAGTCAATGCCGGCTACGAATGTGGTATTGGTATTGATAAGTTCCATGACTGGGCTGAAGGTGACATCATCGAAGCCTACCAAATGGTAACTAAGCGTCGTACCCTAACATTGACAAAATAG
- a CDS encoding Uma2 family endonuclease: MTYNTSYIPQSDPPRPPWETLPTMYDLPSDNPEEPGLPDDFHFLQPLLLYLTFQPTNWNPELVYSAADLNLYYDLQHPLWYKRPDWFGVVGVQKLYKGHDLRLSYVNWQEPANPFVVVELLSPGTEDEDLGTNRESAANKPPSKWEVYEQILRIPYYVVFSRYTNELRAFQLVGGHYEAMTLTDGRLLMPEIDLSLGLWQGSFRDIERLWLRWFTLAGKLICEPTEETAAATERVILAEQEAIEAKQEAIEAKQEATEAKRKAEKLAERLRQLGVNPDELG, encoded by the coding sequence TTGACTTACAATACTTCTTACATTCCTCAATCTGACCCGCCGCGTCCTCCTTGGGAAACCCTACCAACCATGTATGATTTACCCAGCGACAACCCAGAGGAACCAGGTTTGCCAGACGATTTTCATTTTTTACAACCCTTACTTTTATATTTAACTTTTCAACCAACTAACTGGAATCCTGAACTAGTTTATAGTGCCGCTGACCTCAATCTTTATTATGACCTTCAGCATCCTTTATGGTACAAACGCCCAGATTGGTTTGGTGTGGTGGGAGTACAAAAACTCTACAAAGGACATGACTTACGATTAAGTTATGTAAATTGGCAAGAACCAGCAAATCCTTTTGTGGTTGTTGAATTATTATCTCCAGGTACGGAAGACGAAGATTTAGGCACAAATAGAGAAAGTGCAGCAAATAAACCTCCTAGCAAATGGGAAGTTTATGAACAAATTTTGCGGATTCCCTACTATGTTGTTTTTAGTCGTTATACCAATGAACTGAGAGCATTTCAATTAGTAGGTGGTCATTATGAAGCGATGACCTTAACTGATGGACGCTTGCTGATGCCAGAGATAGATTTAAGTTTAGGCTTATGGCAAGGGTCATTTAGAGATATTGAAAGATTGTGGTTAAGGTGGTTCACTTTAGCAGGAAAATTGATTTGTGAACCCACGGAAGAAACTGCTGCTGCTACTGAACGAGTTATTCTTGCTGAACAAGAAGCTATAGAAGCTAAACAAGAAGCTATAGAAGCTAAACAAGAAGCTACAGAAGCAAAAAGAAAAGCTGAAAAATTAGCAGAACGTTTGCGTCAGTTAGGTGTGAATCCTGATGAATTGGGTTAG
- a CDS encoding YlxR family protein, with product MKPNYRRCISCRKVGLKQDFWRIVRVFPSGKVQLDQGMGRSAYICPQMSCLQAAQKKNRLGRSLHASVPETLYQTLWQHLAQSNPQNQV from the coding sequence ATGAAACCGAATTATCGGCGTTGTATCAGTTGCCGCAAAGTTGGCTTAAAACAAGACTTTTGGCGGATTGTCCGCGTCTTTCCATCGGGGAAGGTACAATTAGATCAGGGCATGGGGCGTTCTGCCTATATTTGTCCGCAAATGAGCTGTTTGCAAGCAGCTCAAAAAAAAAATAGACTAGGGCGATCGCTACATGCATCAGTGCCAGAAACGCTGTATCAAACATTGTGGCAACATCTAGCCCAAAGCAATCCCCAAAATCAAGTTTAA
- a CDS encoding SDH family Clp fold serine proteinase has translation MSFGIGDLFWIFLLLSSLQPIWQKRQMEYRRLSALQKFQQERKSRVILLIHRQESISLLGIPLSRYITIEDSEQILRAIRLTPPDVPIDLILHTPGGLVLATEQIARALIRHPSKVTVFVPHYAMSGGTMLALASDEIIMDTNAVLGPVDPQLGNYPAASILKVVEDKPISEIDDQTLIMADLSGKAIQQVQRFVRTLLKDSIPKQKVLPENIEPIIEALTTGRVTHDYPITVEEATEMGLPITVGLPRSIYDLMDLYPQPQGGRPTVQYIPMPYDDRRPILPAPKGRPMEEPNQKI, from the coding sequence ATGAGCTTTGGTATAGGTGATTTATTCTGGATTTTTCTCCTTCTTTCTTCACTGCAACCAATCTGGCAAAAGCGGCAAATGGAATATCGGCGTTTAAGCGCCTTACAAAAGTTCCAGCAAGAACGCAAAAGTCGGGTGATTTTGCTAATTCACCGTCAAGAGTCTATCAGCTTACTAGGGATTCCTCTATCGCGCTATATTACTATCGAAGATTCAGAACAGATCTTGCGGGCAATTCGCCTCACCCCGCCAGATGTTCCCATTGATTTAATTTTACACACTCCCGGTGGTTTGGTCTTAGCTACCGAACAAATCGCCAGAGCATTAATTCGCCATCCATCAAAAGTTACAGTCTTTGTGCCACATTACGCAATGAGTGGTGGTACAATGCTAGCCCTCGCTTCTGATGAAATTATTATGGATACTAATGCTGTATTAGGACCAGTTGACCCTCAGTTAGGCAACTATCCAGCAGCCAGTATTTTGAAAGTTGTTGAAGATAAACCCATCAGTGAGATTGACGACCAAACCCTAATTATGGCAGACCTTTCAGGCAAAGCAATTCAACAAGTGCAGCGCTTCGTAAGAACTTTGCTCAAAGATAGCATACCTAAACAAAAAGTTTTGCCTGAAAATATTGAACCGATTATCGAAGCCTTGACAACCGGACGCGTTACTCACGATTACCCCATCACTGTAGAGGAAGCAACAGAAATGGGGCTGCCCATAACCGTTGGACTGCCCCGTTCAATTTACGATCTTATGGATTTGTATCCACAACCACAAGGAGGACGACCCACCGTTCAATACATTCCTATGCCTTACGACGACCGCCGTCCAATTTTACCCGCGCCCAAAGGAAGACCTATGGAAGAACCAAATCAAAAGATTTAA